Proteins encoded together in one Ferroglobus placidus DSM 10642 window:
- a CDS encoding 4Fe-4S dicluster domain-containing protein encodes MVRYGMVIDLNRCIGCRSCAVICKMVNSVPPGTWWQRVETVGSKEHMVPVGEYPNLSEVFLPVPCMHCENAPCVKVCPVGATWKREDGLVLVDFERCIGCRYCITACPYGVRQFNWQDADENFKQAFERAGFEENWYAVKDYKHGYPFDHRTKDGRLVYTKTRPRGVVEKCTFCVQFVDKGIAPACVRGCPGNARVFGDLDDPNSEISKILRDRSVFRLLEELGTEPKVFYIPPARKTKRGEVDYKEEVKG; translated from the coding sequence ATGGTTAGGTACGGCATGGTTATAGACCTTAACAGGTGTATAGGCTGCAGAAGCTGTGCCGTAATATGCAAAATGGTGAACAGCGTCCCTCCGGGAACATGGTGGCAGAGAGTTGAAACAGTAGGCTCGAAAGAGCACATGGTGCCAGTGGGAGAATATCCAAACCTTTCCGAAGTTTTTCTTCCAGTGCCGTGTATGCACTGCGAAAACGCTCCATGCGTCAAAGTCTGTCCAGTAGGGGCGACGTGGAAGAGAGAGGACGGCTTGGTTTTGGTGGACTTCGAGAGGTGCATAGGTTGCAGATACTGCATCACAGCCTGCCCTTACGGAGTGAGGCAGTTCAACTGGCAGGATGCCGATGAGAACTTCAAACAAGCTTTCGAAAGAGCGGGGTTTGAAGAGAACTGGTATGCTGTCAAAGATTACAAACATGGATATCCTTTCGATCACAGAACCAAGGATGGCAGGCTTGTTTACACCAAAACGAGACCGAGAGGAGTGGTGGAGAAGTGCACGTTCTGCGTTCAGTTCGTTGACAAAGGAATTGCTCCCGCATGCGTTAGGGGATGTCCCGGCAACGCGAGAGTTTTCGGGGATTTAGACGATCCGAACAGCGAGATTTCGAAGATCTTGAGGGATAGATCAGTTTTCAGATTGCTTGAGGAGCTCGGAACTGAGCCTAAAGTTTTCTACATTCCTCCAGCCAGAAAAACGAAGAGGGGAGAAGTTGATTATAAGGAGGAGGTTAAGGGGTGA
- a CDS encoding molybdopterin-dependent oxidoreductase — MNVTRRDFVKICALTAISAGIGSKYFELATSAEKRDEELKVVRSTCSPNCTGACAYNAYVYKGRIVQLIQAADYPEAEYNPRGCLKGQSMLNLIYGPDRLKKPLIRVGERGEGKFKAVSWDEALDYVADKLAEVMKKYGPESVALSIQVPGTGYVHKGAAIRLASMFGWSVLHGYTMNGDLPAFWSQTFGVQTEEFESLEWVNSRYIAIFGSNILVTRLPDAKFLSIAKERGAKVIMVDMNFTPTAAKADEWIQINPSTDAALALGIVNVIINEKLYDEDFVKTYTDLPLLVRLDNQKRLRAYEIKELKDEAEKMKEKIPEYRDLFVVYDVKEKRFKIVNPETLERDFEPALEGEFEVELVDGRKVKVKPVFQLVKELVNKDYTPEKVAEIITPPGRSKEEYVEIIKRLGREMGTVKPLHIIYGASNYQWFHGDLKGRALSLIVALTGNIGKPGAGISTYAGQFKIRWPLGMWWSFKGRKPNWVTFLLWLNKEYRQSEEFRKYNRETPYPKNDVKAFVFGWNNPFDQHNMANRLKEMAKSGELELIVAIDFQQTTSTKWADVVLPGVAWYEKYELTATILHPYVQLQQPAIEPLFECMPEIWIFKEIAKRLVERWDDPELKAQIEEFYPDPELFRREEEARKNGTWSLKLAREIANEASLKAAELMLGKHEFTKNITLERLLKEGAVRLNLPAPNNRQIPFWEQIQEKKPFPPPSYPAPLPKTARFVKSGRIEFYKEEDVFIDFGETLPVHKDPFVDTEYKVNPEAKNKYKFAYVTRNALYRVHSTHSNNLTMLELQDFRPRVWMNPETAKEKGIKEGDLVEVYNDRGKVYGYAVLDPGIHPRVIIFEQGWWSRYLRGASYNTLTFPWVKATHLAYFVPGIWEPTTCWNETACDVRKV; from the coding sequence ATGAACGTAACGAGAAGGGATTTTGTGAAAATATGCGCTTTAACAGCGATATCAGCGGGAATCGGCAGCAAGTACTTCGAACTTGCAACTTCAGCGGAGAAAAGAGACGAAGAGCTGAAAGTCGTCAGATCAACTTGTTCTCCGAACTGCACCGGTGCTTGTGCCTACAACGCCTACGTTTACAAGGGGAGAATAGTGCAGCTCATTCAGGCAGCGGATTATCCAGAGGCTGAATACAATCCGAGAGGTTGCTTGAAAGGGCAGTCGATGCTCAACCTCATCTACGGACCTGACAGACTCAAAAAACCGCTCATAAGAGTTGGGGAGAGAGGGGAAGGGAAGTTTAAAGCCGTTAGCTGGGACGAAGCTTTGGACTACGTGGCTGACAAACTTGCCGAAGTTATGAAAAAATACGGACCGGAAAGCGTTGCCTTATCGATACAAGTGCCAGGAACCGGATACGTGCACAAAGGAGCTGCAATAAGGCTTGCTTCGATGTTTGGATGGAGCGTTCTTCACGGATACACGATGAACGGAGATCTACCGGCTTTCTGGTCTCAAACTTTCGGAGTGCAAACCGAAGAATTTGAGTCGCTTGAGTGGGTGAATTCAAGGTACATAGCAATTTTCGGCTCAAACATTCTCGTTACAAGGCTGCCAGACGCAAAGTTCCTGAGCATAGCCAAAGAGAGAGGAGCGAAAGTAATCATGGTAGATATGAACTTCACTCCAACAGCCGCTAAAGCTGATGAGTGGATTCAGATCAATCCATCTACCGATGCTGCTTTAGCTCTCGGAATAGTGAACGTCATAATAAACGAGAAGCTCTACGACGAGGATTTCGTAAAGACCTACACGGATTTGCCGCTCCTTGTGAGGCTTGATAACCAGAAGAGACTGAGAGCTTACGAGATTAAAGAGCTTAAGGACGAAGCTGAGAAAATGAAAGAGAAGATTCCGGAATACAGAGATCTCTTCGTTGTTTACGATGTCAAGGAGAAGAGATTCAAAATAGTGAATCCTGAGACGCTCGAAAGAGATTTCGAACCAGCTTTAGAGGGTGAATTTGAAGTAGAGCTCGTTGACGGGAGAAAAGTTAAGGTCAAACCGGTATTCCAGCTTGTTAAAGAGCTCGTGAACAAAGACTACACTCCGGAAAAAGTTGCAGAGATCATAACTCCACCGGGTAGAAGCAAGGAGGAGTATGTGGAGATAATTAAGAGACTCGGCAGAGAGATGGGAACGGTAAAGCCCCTCCACATTATCTACGGAGCGAGCAACTACCAGTGGTTCCACGGAGACTTAAAGGGAAGAGCTCTCTCGTTAATAGTGGCTCTAACCGGAAACATAGGAAAGCCCGGTGCTGGAATTTCCACATACGCCGGACAGTTCAAAATAAGATGGCCCCTTGGAATGTGGTGGTCGTTTAAGGGAAGAAAGCCAAACTGGGTTACGTTCTTGCTCTGGTTAAACAAAGAATACAGGCAGAGTGAAGAGTTCAGGAAGTACAACAGAGAAACTCCTTACCCGAAGAACGACGTTAAAGCTTTCGTTTTCGGATGGAACAACCCATTTGATCAGCATAACATGGCTAACAGGCTTAAAGAGATGGCTAAAAGTGGTGAGCTCGAACTAATAGTTGCCATAGACTTCCAGCAGACGACATCAACGAAGTGGGCTGATGTTGTATTGCCAGGAGTTGCTTGGTACGAGAAATACGAACTTACCGCCACGATACTTCACCCTTACGTGCAGCTTCAACAACCTGCCATAGAGCCGCTATTTGAGTGCATGCCGGAGATATGGATTTTCAAAGAAATAGCGAAGAGACTCGTGGAAAGATGGGACGACCCAGAGCTTAAGGCACAGATAGAAGAGTTCTATCCAGATCCAGAGCTGTTCAGAAGAGAAGAGGAAGCGAGAAAGAACGGAACCTGGAGCTTGAAGCTCGCTAGAGAAATAGCGAACGAAGCTTCGCTGAAAGCTGCTGAGCTCATGCTCGGAAAGCACGAGTTCACGAAGAACATAACCCTCGAAAGGCTTCTTAAAGAAGGTGCAGTTAGACTAAACCTTCCAGCCCCGAACAACAGACAGATTCCCTTCTGGGAGCAGATTCAAGAGAAAAAGCCGTTCCCTCCGCCATCTTATCCAGCGCCCCTCCCCAAGACAGCCAGATTCGTGAAGAGTGGAAGAATTGAGTTCTACAAAGAAGAGGACGTTTTCATAGACTTCGGAGAAACTTTGCCAGTTCACAAAGACCCCTTCGTCGACACAGAGTACAAAGTCAATCCAGAAGCTAAGAACAAGTACAAATTCGCTTACGTGACGAGAAACGCTCTCTACAGAGTTCACTCAACCCACAGCAACAACCTGACGATGCTTGAGTTACAGGACTTCAGACCGAGAGTATGGATGAATCCCGAAACTGCGAAGGAGAAAGGCATCAAAGAGGGGGATCTCGTGGAGGTTTACAACGACAGAGGAAAAGTCTACGGATATGCCGTTCTCGATCCAGGAATCCATCCGCGAGTCATAATCTTCGAGCAGGGATGGTGGAGCAGGTATCTGAGAGGGGCTTCGTATAACACGCTAACGTTCCCGTGGGTTAAAGCGACTCACTTAGCTTACTTCGTTCCCGGAATATGGGAGCCGACAACGTGCTGGAACGAAACAGCTTGCGATGTCAGGAAGGTTTGA
- a CDS encoding cupredoxin domain-containing protein — MRIGDIIALLLLIIGVLAIIGGPMYYKSQAKEENVIELHAKQWMFVPNKIVVKKGEKVTLRFTSDDVTHGLYIAAFGINEIVEPGKWKEVTFVPNKTGTFEIRCNIYCGEPYPNSGLGHWIMRGVLVVTD, encoded by the coding sequence ATGAGGATCGGAGACATCATAGCATTACTCCTTCTAATAATCGGAGTCCTGGCGATAATAGGAGGACCAATGTACTACAAATCCCAAGCTAAGGAAGAGAACGTAATAGAGCTGCACGCAAAGCAGTGGATGTTCGTGCCAAATAAAATTGTAGTGAAAAAAGGAGAAAAAGTTACGCTGAGATTCACGAGTGACGATGTCACTCACGGATTGTACATCGCTGCTTTCGGCATAAACGAAATAGTCGAGCCGGGGAAGTGGAAAGAGGTTACGTTTGTTCCAAACAAAACCGGTACATTTGAAATAAGGTGTAACATTTACTGCGGAGAACCTTATCCAAACTCCGGACTTGGACACTGGATAATGAGAGGGGTTTTAGTCGTAACAGACTAA
- a CDS encoding 4Fe-4S binding protein yields MKLAEVGEEVKDATAKEEAKYFFRYDLLRIPIIRWLFKLRAYQFIAIFPNFLIFVALMYAAFFGSPVGNSNLAILIMWIVWWAALMLVLVPFGGRIWCQVCPIPALGEWIQRGTFVGVRHKPIGLGKRWPKKFDNIWIQNASFLMVSSFIGILVTRPWVSGILLIILVIILPIIVFLIFRGRAFCRYICPVSGFIGLYSMFSTLELRVKNRETCIKHVGYKDCIRGNDKGYGCPWFEYPGNLNRNAYCGLCTECIKTCPFDNIAVNFRIGGEDLFVDPWYGIKKRGLDEAYKTFIMATLAILYAIVFAGAHPWLREVSNVLGGKVAPLIGKAIHVPFDKKTNLLIEAFSLQNYLTFLGIILVSTLVIAPALFAAFAYLSKMLSGKDVSFKRVFINFSYALVPISLMAWGAFSIYILLVNGSYVLRILSDPFNLGWDIFGTAHLKWQPYFTWAIPYIQMAFIVAGVVFSTRAAHEISLRMFDDKKAAIRAAIPIVAAVLGYALIVIHVWLGGGVFL; encoded by the coding sequence GTGAAGTTGGCGGAAGTTGGTGAAGAGGTTAAGGATGCAACAGCTAAGGAAGAGGCGAAGTACTTCTTTAGATACGACCTGCTCAGAATTCCGATAATCCGATGGCTATTCAAATTGCGAGCGTATCAGTTCATAGCGATATTCCCGAACTTCTTAATCTTCGTCGCTTTGATGTATGCAGCCTTTTTCGGAAGTCCAGTGGGTAACAGCAACTTGGCGATTCTGATAATGTGGATTGTTTGGTGGGCAGCGCTGATGCTCGTTCTCGTCCCCTTCGGAGGAAGGATATGGTGTCAAGTCTGCCCTATTCCGGCGTTGGGAGAGTGGATTCAGCGAGGAACGTTTGTCGGAGTTAGACACAAACCCATAGGACTTGGAAAAAGATGGCCAAAGAAGTTCGACAACATCTGGATACAGAACGCCTCATTCCTAATGGTCTCAAGCTTCATAGGAATTCTCGTCACGAGACCGTGGGTTTCAGGAATTTTGCTAATAATTCTTGTCATAATACTACCAATAATAGTATTTCTGATATTCAGAGGAAGAGCGTTCTGCAGGTACATCTGCCCGGTTTCAGGATTCATCGGACTGTATTCGATGTTTTCAACCCTCGAGCTTAGAGTGAAGAACAGAGAGACATGCATAAAGCACGTTGGCTACAAGGATTGTATAAGAGGAAACGATAAAGGATATGGATGCCCGTGGTTCGAGTATCCGGGGAACTTAAACAGAAACGCCTACTGCGGCTTGTGTACCGAATGTATCAAGACTTGTCCCTTCGACAACATAGCTGTCAACTTCAGAATAGGAGGAGAAGATCTATTCGTGGATCCATGGTACGGAATAAAGAAGAGAGGGCTTGACGAAGCTTACAAGACGTTCATAATGGCTACGTTGGCTATCCTCTATGCAATAGTGTTTGCAGGAGCACACCCATGGTTGAGAGAAGTCTCCAACGTTCTTGGCGGAAAAGTTGCTCCGTTAATCGGTAAAGCAATTCACGTGCCCTTCGACAAGAAGACGAATCTACTCATCGAAGCGTTCTCGCTGCAGAACTACCTGACATTCTTAGGGATAATCTTGGTTTCAACCCTCGTCATAGCCCCAGCATTGTTCGCAGCCTTCGCATACCTCTCAAAGATGCTCTCCGGAAAGGATGTGTCCTTCAAGAGAGTGTTCATAAACTTCTCCTACGCCCTCGTTCCAATAAGCCTCATGGCTTGGGGAGCTTTCTCAATCTACATCCTGCTCGTCAACGGTTCCTACGTGTTGAGAATTCTCTCAGACCCCTTCAACTTAGGCTGGGACATATTCGGGACTGCTCATCTCAAATGGCAGCCCTACTTCACATGGGCAATTCCGTACATACAGATGGCGTTCATAGTTGCTGGAGTCGTTTTCTCAACGAGGGCAGCTCACGAAATATCGTTGAGAATGTTCGACGACAAGAAAGCTGCGATAAGAGCAGCGATACCAATAGTGGCAGCGGTATTGGGCTACGCTTTGATAGTTATACACGTCTGGCTCGGAGGAGGTGTGTTCTTATGA
- a CDS encoding cupredoxin domain-containing protein, whose product MRAGVILLALVVLGISVLTISSAQNTSPKGTTKEFTVIAKQWEYEPSVIEVNQGDTVIIRLKSADVSHGLFIEGYDIGTAIITKEGWPRERVIKFVADKPGVFTYRCNVTCGPYHPFMTGKLIVKPNNPERGVSLFAIILGIAVTGYYIARR is encoded by the coding sequence ATGAGAGCAGGAGTAATTCTGCTTGCGCTGGTGGTGCTGGGAATTTCAGTGCTGACTATATCCAGTGCTCAGAACACGAGTCCAAAAGGTACGACAAAGGAGTTCACGGTAATTGCAAAACAATGGGAGTACGAACCTTCAGTGATAGAGGTAAACCAAGGAGACACAGTTATCATACGATTGAAATCTGCTGATGTATCCCACGGTCTTTTCATTGAAGGTTACGACATAGGTACAGCGATAATAACAAAAGAAGGTTGGCCGAGGGAGAGAGTGATAAAGTTCGTAGCAGATAAACCGGGAGTTTTCACGTACAGGTGCAACGTTACCTGCGGACCCTACCATCCATTCATGACAGGGAAGCTGATAGTGAAACCGAACAATCCAGAGAGAGGAGTCTCTCTTTTTGCAATAATTCTCGGAATAGCTGTGACGGGATATTATATAGCAAGGAGGTGA
- the nosZ gene encoding Sec-dependent nitrous-oxide reductase — protein sequence MAEEKNAKKNNKRNNKNGETKLTRREFLSFGGGFIAGFAVGAGISRLGGGGAPAAPASFAEIMEQRGLTQQDAIAALKTYTPGGKYDEFIMFASGGHSGQVLVIGVPSMRLYKVIAVFTPEPWQGYGYGLKETHEVLKGGYNGIRPLSWGDTHHPEISRTNAEFDGEWLFINDKANGRAAVISLKDFETKQIVKVPNTQTVHGGCFATPNTEYVAIVSQYATPWDPEKGGYIPGETYVELTEENYKKYFRGTYTFLAFDRKRGRFDLSKSFQIELPPYTQDLVAVGWGPSDGLAFCNSFNTELAVGGVLKGKPPLEIGMSQNDFDYLHVILWKKAEQYVKEGGGEVINGIRVIRLKEAVKEGLIYFVPEPKSPHGCDITPNGDYVCVSGKLDPVVTVYSVEKIKRAIEEKKFEKKDPYGVPVLKFDEVVEAQIEVGLGPLHTEFDDKGYAYTSLFIDNAVARWKLGPPYNEDGWKVVERIPINYNVGHLATPESNSPTPKGKYLVSLNKWSIERFPLVGPLHPQNFQLIDISGERMQLLYDMPIGLGEPHYAKIISIEKLKPLDVYPAGTDPLTFQPHPKAIQQGQERIERKQENGKWVTEIYATLIRSTITPDIMKAKVGDIVRIYLTNVEYTRDATHGFCIAEYNINASLEPGETGTIEFVADKPGVYAIYCTEFCSPLHLEMAGWLVIEP from the coding sequence ATGGCGGAGGAGAAGAATGCGAAAAAGAACAACAAGAGAAACAATAAAAACGGGGAGACTAAATTAACAAGAAGAGAATTTCTTAGCTTCGGAGGAGGTTTTATCGCTGGATTTGCCGTTGGAGCTGGAATTTCGAGGCTTGGTGGAGGAGGAGCACCAGCAGCTCCAGCCTCTTTTGCTGAAATAATGGAGCAGAGAGGGTTGACGCAGCAGGATGCTATTGCCGCTTTAAAAACCTACACTCCCGGAGGAAAGTACGACGAGTTCATAATGTTTGCCTCTGGAGGACATTCTGGGCAGGTGCTCGTAATCGGAGTTCCGAGCATGAGATTGTACAAAGTAATAGCCGTATTCACCCCAGAGCCTTGGCAGGGATACGGATATGGACTGAAGGAAACCCATGAAGTTCTTAAAGGAGGGTATAACGGAATTCGCCCATTGAGCTGGGGAGACACTCATCATCCTGAAATCAGCAGAACCAATGCTGAGTTTGACGGAGAATGGCTGTTTATTAACGATAAAGCAAACGGCAGAGCTGCTGTTATAAGCCTCAAGGACTTCGAGACGAAACAAATAGTAAAAGTTCCGAACACTCAAACAGTCCACGGAGGGTGCTTTGCCACTCCAAATACTGAATACGTTGCAATTGTCAGCCAATATGCAACCCCATGGGATCCTGAAAAAGGAGGATACATCCCCGGAGAAACGTATGTTGAGTTGACTGAGGAGAACTACAAGAAGTACTTCAGAGGAACTTACACGTTTTTGGCTTTCGACAGAAAGAGGGGAAGATTCGACCTATCAAAGAGCTTCCAGATAGAGCTTCCTCCGTACACGCAGGATCTTGTAGCTGTAGGATGGGGTCCGAGCGATGGTTTGGCTTTCTGCAACTCTTTCAACACCGAGTTGGCTGTTGGAGGTGTCTTAAAAGGAAAACCTCCACTTGAGATTGGAATGTCCCAGAACGATTTCGACTATCTTCACGTAATTCTGTGGAAGAAGGCTGAGCAGTACGTTAAGGAAGGAGGAGGAGAAGTGATAAACGGGATAAGAGTAATAAGGTTGAAGGAGGCTGTTAAGGAGGGGCTGATTTACTTTGTTCCCGAACCAAAAAGCCCCCACGGATGTGATATAACGCCGAACGGAGATTACGTTTGTGTCAGTGGAAAGCTCGATCCCGTTGTGACAGTCTATAGCGTGGAGAAGATAAAAAGGGCTATCGAAGAGAAGAAGTTCGAAAAGAAAGATCCCTACGGTGTTCCAGTTTTGAAGTTTGACGAAGTTGTTGAGGCTCAGATAGAGGTTGGTTTAGGTCCTCTCCACACAGAATTCGACGATAAAGGCTATGCTTACACAAGCCTCTTCATAGACAACGCTGTAGCAAGATGGAAGCTTGGTCCACCCTACAACGAAGATGGATGGAAAGTTGTTGAAAGAATTCCCATAAACTACAACGTTGGACATCTGGCAACTCCGGAGAGTAACTCTCCGACGCCAAAAGGAAAGTATCTCGTTTCCCTAAACAAGTGGTCGATCGAAAGATTCCCGCTTGTCGGTCCACTGCATCCGCAGAACTTCCAGTTAATTGACATAAGTGGGGAGAGAATGCAGCTCCTTTACGACATGCCCATAGGACTTGGTGAACCTCACTATGCGAAGATAATCAGCATCGAGAAACTTAAGCCACTCGATGTTTACCCAGCTGGAACTGACCCGCTTACCTTCCAGCCACATCCGAAGGCAATACAGCAGGGACAGGAGAGAATTGAGAGAAAGCAGGAGAACGGAAAGTGGGTTACTGAGATTTATGCTACATTAATCAGAAGTACCATAACTCCTGACATAATGAAAGCCAAAGTGGGAGACATCGTGAGAATTTATCTGACGAACGTTGAATACACGAGAGATGCAACACATGGATTCTGTATCGCAGAGTACAACATAAACGCGAGTCTTGAGCCGGGAGAGACTGGAACGATAGAGTTCGTTGCGGACAAGCCAGGAGTTTATGCGATCTACTGTACGGAGTTCTGTTCACCACTCCACCTGGAAATGGCCGGTTGGTTAGTAATTGAACCATAA
- a CDS encoding nitrous oxide reductase accessory protein NosL produces the protein MRSLMALSFALVLVALIIAGCSEEKPPEIQLGVDKCDMCGMIISEKNYAGLYYSTKEKRWKKFDDIGCLVMEAKKEGDAKAGTIYVFDYETGELIKAEKAYYVVSRDIWTPMNTGIIAFKSKEKAEETAKKQGGKVMSFEELMKMEMKMGWMGGRRSERTSMSHTGK, from the coding sequence ATGAGATCTCTCATGGCACTTTCGTTTGCTCTCGTGCTAGTAGCACTGATAATTGCCGGATGCTCTGAGGAGAAACCTCCGGAAATTCAGCTCGGAGTTGACAAATGCGACATGTGTGGGATGATAATAAGTGAGAAAAATTACGCTGGGCTTTACTACTCTACCAAAGAGAAAAGGTGGAAGAAGTTCGACGATATTGGATGTTTGGTAATGGAAGCTAAAAAAGAGGGGGATGCGAAAGCTGGAACAATCTACGTTTTTGACTACGAAACTGGGGAATTGATAAAAGCTGAAAAAGCCTACTACGTCGTTTCTCGGGACATATGGACACCGATGAACACCGGAATAATTGCTTTCAAAAGCAAGGAAAAAGCTGAGGAAACAGCGAAAAAGCAAGGAGGAAAGGTTATGAGCTTTGAGGAGCTAATGAAGATGGAGATGAAAATGGGTTGGATGGGCGGAAGGAGAAGTGAACGAACCTCTATGAGCCATACCGGGAAATGA
- a CDS encoding nitrous oxide reductase family maturation protein NosD: MLKITNILFLILIFLILIGVASGEIYYASPANITQVLEKARDGDTIYLLEGYYKGGIVLNKSISLIGVNYPVIDAMGGVYGILIEANNCTVEKVKIINTSTSRSLQPAGIVLRSDYNIIRNVVMENVYYGILPQEADYNIIEDCYLVGLRDVDINYRGDGIYLWNSRYNIIRNVTMLYFQDGIYSEHSYFNKLINNTVAYSRYAVHNMYCTDYLIDGMVSLQNIAGYVIMYSANVTVRNSIAEVNWRSAVGEGIFVIETDNVLIENNTVYAGIYGMEIKRTPYRPGHYAIVRWNTIVYNQVGISVDEESSVIFYGNNFIENVDNIEAIGDIGRKMKWYSEELKVGNFWDTYAGFDKNKDGIGDIPYVERSFAEHIIDSYPTLRIFMYTPAYQALETMSKIFPINPKISVYDPYPLMKPNVNLNYKEKNVNAQMLFTSVLLVSASVIIIWRYGYGGY; this comes from the coding sequence ATGCTTAAAATTACAAATATTTTATTTTTAATTTTAATATTTTTAATTCTCATTGGAGTTGCTTCGGGAGAAATCTACTACGCTTCACCAGCCAATATAACTCAGGTGCTTGAAAAAGCTCGTGATGGAGATACGATATATTTGTTGGAAGGTTATTATAAAGGAGGAATTGTTCTCAACAAGAGTATTTCTCTCATCGGCGTAAACTACCCGGTTATAGATGCTATGGGTGGGGTTTACGGGATATTAATTGAGGCAAACAACTGCACGGTGGAGAAGGTAAAAATAATTAACACGTCAACATCGAGAAGTCTTCAGCCGGCTGGAATAGTACTTCGATCAGATTATAATATTATAAGAAACGTAGTTATGGAGAACGTTTACTACGGAATTCTGCCTCAAGAGGCTGATTATAATATAATAGAAGACTGCTACTTGGTTGGCTTGAGAGATGTGGACATTAATTATAGGGGGGACGGTATCTACCTCTGGAACTCCAGATACAACATAATAAGGAACGTTACGATGCTTTACTTCCAAGATGGAATTTACAGCGAACATTCGTACTTCAACAAGTTGATTAACAACACCGTCGCTTATTCACGCTACGCTGTCCACAACATGTACTGCACAGATTATTTAATCGACGGCATGGTTTCTTTGCAAAACATAGCTGGTTATGTGATAATGTATTCAGCAAATGTCACTGTTAGAAACAGCATAGCTGAGGTAAATTGGAGGAGTGCTGTCGGAGAGGGAATCTTTGTAATTGAAACTGACAACGTCCTAATTGAAAACAACACCGTCTATGCTGGTATATACGGAATGGAGATCAAGAGAACACCCTACAGACCGGGGCACTATGCTATAGTAAGGTGGAACACCATAGTCTACAATCAGGTCGGAATCTCAGTAGATGAGGAAAGTAGCGTGATTTTTTACGGAAACAATTTCATAGAAAATGTGGACAACATCGAGGCGATAGGAGATATAGGGAGAAAGATGAAGTGGTACAGCGAGGAGCTTAAAGTGGGGAATTTCTGGGATACATATGCTGGATTCGATAAAAATAAAGACGGAATTGGAGATATTCCCTATGTGGAGAGGAGTTTTGCCGAACATATCATCGACAGCTACCCAACCCTTAGAATATTCATGTACACTCCCGCATATCAGGCTTTGGAGACTATGTCAAAGATATTCCCGATAAATCCGAAAATTAGTGTTTACGATCCTTATCCCTTAATGAAACCGAATGTCAATCTGAACTATAAAGAGAAAAACGTGAATGCTCAAATGTTATTTACTTCAGTCCTTCTCGTATCGGCATCTGTGATAATTATTTGGAGGTATGGTTATGGCGGTTATTGA
- a CDS encoding ABC transporter ATP-binding protein, whose protein sequence is MAVIEIEEVYKEYEGFVALKGITLSIKKGLTLLLGPNGAGKTTLLKCIVGLLNFEGEIRIMGYDVLREAVKAKNFLGYLPQKVSIYENMKCYEIVKFFSELRKIDLDVEEVLKLAELEEEYHSKFGELSGGMRQRFALALLLASDLPVLILDEPMSNLDPMGRRRFEGMLRELKSDKTILVSSHSLGSLLPYADRVVVMNEGEVVFDGELDQFLSMLDEKFKAHVKTSEGWFTITAKTFEEFMDSIDGRMVEEVIFEEIPIDQLIAKISGGE, encoded by the coding sequence ATGGCGGTTATTGAAATTGAGGAGGTTTACAAGGAGTATGAAGGATTCGTTGCGTTGAAAGGAATCACTCTCTCAATAAAGAAGGGGTTAACGTTGCTGCTCGGACCCAACGGAGCTGGAAAGACCACGCTTTTGAAATGCATCGTCGGGCTGCTGAACTTCGAAGGAGAAATTCGGATCATGGGTTATGACGTTTTAAGAGAAGCGGTGAAAGCGAAAAATTTCCTCGGCTATCTCCCTCAAAAAGTTTCCATCTACGAAAATATGAAATGCTATGAAATTGTGAAATTCTTTTCTGAGTTGAGAAAAATAGATCTGGATGTTGAAGAGGTTTTGAAATTAGCGGAGCTTGAAGAGGAGTATCATTCTAAGTTCGGGGAGCTTTCTGGAGGAATGAGGCAGAGGTTTGCTCTTGCGTTACTCCTTGCTTCTGATCTTCCAGTTCTAATACTCGACGAGCCCATGAGTAACTTAGACCCAATGGGGAGAAGGAGGTTTGAGGGAATGCTGAGGGAGCTGAAATCTGATAAAACGATACTCGTTAGCTCTCACTCTCTTGGCAGTTTGTTACCTTACGCTGATAGAGTAGTGGTTATGAACGAGGGAGAAGTTGTTTTCGATGGAGAACTTGATCAATTCTTATCTATGCTTGATGAGAAATTCAAGGCTCACGTTAAAACGAGCGAAGGATGGTTTACGATAACCGCAAAAACGTTCGAGGAGTTCATGGACAGCATAGATGGTAGAATGGTAGAGGAGGTTATTTTTGAGGAGATACCGATTGATCAGCTTATAGCGAAGATAAGCGGAGGTGAGTGA